Within Vicia villosa cultivar HV-30 ecotype Madison, WI linkage group LG1, Vvil1.0, whole genome shotgun sequence, the genomic segment GCCCACCTAAAATTACCATCTACGGAAGGAATCAAATTTTTTCGAAATATGGGGTGCTTCCAGATGTGAATCTACGGAATCTTGGGGAAATTTTGGAATTTTGCATGGTGTGTAAGATAACCATGGGGTGGGttgataaactttcatttttttattgagaccaaaagaaaaaatttgataattttataggaaacaaaaacatatttaatcatttatttgACAAATAATCTGGTGTATCATGTCACGACCAATCATATTGATGTGAGGTTTCACAAGATCAAGTAGTTACATCTATCAGGACAAATAttacttgaaaatgaaaggttCATAATTTAGATGATCCAGCTGACATGTTGACCAAGCCAATCATTAATGACAAGTGTAAGCATTACTTGAACTTGTTATATATTTCAATCTGATAAGCATGGTGTGTTTCTCATTAGTTGTGAAGACGTGAGTATTTTGTAGGAAGTTTTCATAGGCGTTTGATATTTGTCAAGGTGgagaattattatatattaagacAAAGAGGAAAACAATATGTGAAAATTTCAAAGGGGTTTTAGGCGTAGCTGTTTGTTGTTGGTAGGTGTGTTACTGTAGTACGGTTCATttcatggttttgaattatgattGTGGTTGCGGGCATTGTAGTTAAGGCTATTGCAGTTGTTGCGATGTGGATTACGGTCCTTACGgtgtaaatttattttttatgaacataaaacattatactttattatttattttatgtttcacaTGTCTTCGATTTCCTCTCTAAATCTTCATATATATCTCATTCACAATTGACCATCACTTTGAATATCTCTAATCCTTTTAAAACATACCATAAATCTATGATATAAATAGGAAAGAAGGTAGGGCAAATAATTTTTGCAAGCAATGTATAATATGTTGCACGTTGATGCGGTCTGATAGGGGCTAGTATGGTCATTATGGGGGTATGATGCAGTTGTTGCAGAGTTATGATGTGATTTTTAGCGTGATTTACAATCATACCGCAATTGCGACTTGATGTAGCAGACACTACCGCAACCGTAATATAGCGGCCCATAATTTAAAATCATGGTTCAGTGCGTGATTTTAAATTGCAATTGCGATCACGGGTGCAGTTGTGGTCGCGGGGGTTGCAATTGTTGAAGTTGCGGTTTCCGCGATGCATATTCTGGTCGTTGCAGCGTGAATTTTTATTGAGAAGTATTGAAAGAGAATGTTAAAAAATACCTAATGTTGTAAATTAAGTCTTGAAGTTCTGAAATGATGAAATTTGATAAAAATTGTGTGATGTAGCTTCTAATGCATTTTGACATGTGATCTTAAATCACACCATAATTGCAGTCCGATGTAGTTGTAGAAGCTACTGCATCTGCAGTATAGTAGCCGAAATTATAATTACAGAGTGCAttttaaaccctaaaccctaaaccctaaaccctaaactcatatatatatatatatatatatatatatatatatatatatatatatatatatatatatatatatatatatataaatatatatatatattctaattattattcatacatcaaaaaaattatataactgCTGTATAGTGGTAGAGGTAGGCACCATTAGTTAAACTGTGTTAACAAAGTTTGGTCATTTTTATTGTCTTTTACTTTATCGATTGTTGTTCAAATATTTTCATATGGCTAAATAAGTGTTGATGTTCAAGTTCACGATGAAACCTTTGATTCAACATTGATTGTACTGTTAATCCAATTCAGATGGCTAAACAAATGATATACGGTTTCGAAGttacttttaattaaaaaattattactaCCAAACAGTTAAAGCATGCATTATGTGCTGCAAGTCTGCAACTAATCCCTAAAAAAATGTATAGTAATTCCTATCAAAGATATAACATTTCATGCATCAAAAAACATTACATTTAAAACCAGAAAAAGAAGTATAAGCGATAAACTTAGACCCCCTACAGATATTCATGGCTGCATATATTTTTTTAacgaataatatatatatatatatatatatatatatatatatatatatatatatatatatatatatatatatatatatatatatatatatatatatatatatatatatatatatatatatatatatatatatatatatatatatatatatatatatatatatatatatatatatatatatatatatatatatatatatatatatatatatagcatagtGTAGTGGAGGTGTAGAAGACACTTGTCCTTAAACAGTACTTACACTATGTTACATTTATTCATCataatatatagatatataacTCAAAATTACCCCATAACCAAAACaggtaattattttattaagtggcTGTGTCTGTCTGATGAGTTGATGAAATTAAACCCAGAGAGCTCCAGCTTTTTTAAGCATTGGAATCAAAGTGCGGTTAAGATGAAGGCTCATGATTTGATTAGCTCCACCAATAAGCTTTCCACCAATAAAAACAGTTGGAACAGATGGAGAACAACCAAGTCTAGAAAGTTCTTGCTCAATCTCTTTCCCTTTTGATATCTCATCTAGTTCATAAATAGCTGCATTCACACCAAAGTCACAAAAAAGTGTCTTTATGGTATGACTCATGCAACAAGAACTTTTGCTGAATATCACCACTGGTCTCTCTGAAACCATCTTTGTCACTCTTTCCATTGTAATACAAATGAGGAAAATGTTGATATGTGAGTGAGGAATGTATAGTAGTAATAGTTATAGAAGATTTTGTGTGAGGTGTGTTGTTGGGATAACCAAAACGTAGCATGCTTTATATAGGTGTTTGAAGGGAATAAATTAAGCCTTATAGagaaataaaaacaaagaaaagtgAAGAATCTCCTATAAGATATTTGGGTCACTTTCAAAATCGTTGAAAGTGATTGATCAATTAAGTTTGCTTTTTAACTTGTTCAAATCATTAGTGTGCGTTTTGTTTTCTCCACGATTGCATCATATACGTACATTCATATTAGTCAAAGACTCGTGCTGTCGCCCGGGTGTATTATTTATGGTGTAGTATTTTATGAACGATATGAAAAATAtgaagtaaagaagtttgaccaaattgcatttataaaatataaattaaccatttaaaattttcttttactaataaaatattagtagtgtaaaaattaggttctaagttaaaataaagatccacaaaaaaaatatgttctaagttaaaataatgatccacaatttttttttactaataagatattagtagtatgaaaattaaggtttaagttaaaataatttcacATGTGAACATTTCAGAAAGACATGAAAATCTACTTTGTTCATTCTTAAAAGAAATCATTTACCCGTGGTGACAAGATTTTATTCAAATGTGCACTCCTTTTCAGACTGTTTTCAACAGAGAAGATACCTTTGCCTCCGCAAGGGtggatttattttaattgacatttgaaaataagaattttattttcaaataaaggtTATAATTTGATAGTGACCCGCAAGATAAAAATTTAATTGTTTGAATGACTATGtagtattattcaatttgataaaatacatttttaatgataaaaaatattgaattattacattttaaaataaagtaaGAGAGACAATAGGGAAATTGTGGGGATATAATGAAGTAAGAGAGAATAGAGAAAAGTGAGAATGGATGGTAGAAGTTTGGTATTGCCAAGTGTCCAATACTGATTGGAAAACAAAAAAGTGATAGGGTGATTTTGTTAGTTAGCATTTTGTCCAATTTatagtgcaatttttttttagGAAAGGGCAATAATAGAAGTTTGGTCAATCTTGTAGTAAAGGATAGATAGTAGATATATATAGCCTTGAAGGTGTTGAAAATATTAAGTGATTGGGTTATAGAGAAAAAAGTTTTTCCATCACTTTGGACAATGCCTCTACAAATGACAACATGCAAATATttttgaaggtagagaaaaacacaagaaaggggggtttgaattgagttTTCAATAATTTTCCCTTCCTTAAAACTCTTGTGTGGAAGCATAGGTAGCTAATATTTATCATAAGCTTTCAACTATTACTTAACAGAGGCTTAACGTTTGTCAAAAGCATTTAGCCTTCTTTGAGACTTGAGTCTTCTCAGAGCTTTTGACAATTGGAAAAATTAAGTAGAAGTAAATAACACACGATATATATCCTAGTTCACTTGAGAGATTCTCAAGCTAATCcagtccacccttccgaggtgattttGCCTTGAACTCAAGgttttaatccactataaccaaactgattacaatcgcACGGGCAACCGCCTGTGACTAGCAATACATTGCACAAGCAACTGCAGATGACTAACATTAATAATGCACGGGGAACCACCGGTGACTAACATACAATGACATGTTCAATGATGATTTAAcaaatataacattcattgacctcTATCAGGTATCTGACTTCCAAGTCATCCAAGAGGATTTTCTCCACAGTGATCTCACAAGAGTCTGACCTTCACTCGGTCCCCTTTGAGATATAATTGCCACTGACCCAATAAAATTTGACAAAATTAACCTCTTATAAGGATTTCCACAATGACGGCAGCCATTGTCTTCTTGAGCTTCAgaccttcactcggtctctcAAAGTGTCCTCAACATTCAGTTGATAAActttgtgtttacatgattgcttCTTCTAAGaagataacacaattaattaAGCAAATATTATTTAACACAGTTCTGAGTAATAACTCCTATgttaaaattatttacatgaagAATCCTAACCTATAGTACagtacgagcaacaactcttgtgttcaTTAAATTGTTCTACAAATATGTATGTGATTGTAAGTTTGGTAACATCATGTAgtggtcttcttcttcatcttattTGTTGAGTAAGTCATGAGCAGCAACTCCTTGCTTCTTCTAATTTCTATCAAGATGTAAATGATAATAGTTGAGTAACATCTTGTAAAATTTTCTTCTTTATCTTCTTTATTCTGATCAGCTTCTGCATATCAACTTGGGCACTAGCATCAACAAATTGGCCCAATAGCATTTTGAATTTGCATGAGCTTCAGCTTCTCTTGTGACATATGCTTCTTGTCATCAGCTTCTAAGCATGGTCTTGTTTTCTCATATGTTTGTTCTTGTTAATCTGTGTTGGTTGAGTTCCATTCAAGCCAAACAACAATTAACAACTGCAACGACAACAACTGTTATGGTAGTATAGACATCAGTTGTAATGTTAACAGTAGTGACATCAGTAGCGATACCAACGACATTAAGAGCTACATCAACTACATCTTAATTAATAGTTGTGATGTGAACAACATAGGTGTTTCCAATGTCGTCTACCTTTGTTGGATGATTTGATCTTCTTTTATAGCTCTTAAAAGAGACGTTTAAGGATTAGAAGGTCCTTTTGACTTCCAACGACTAGTTCCCAACGAATAAAATCAAGCATTACTATAGATAGTACTTTCTTTTGCCTTGTAGGTTGATACGTTGTGAGTTGGTGGGAGACAGCATATGTATATTTTGATGATGTCATTAAAACTCAGGTAGCCACAAATCACAACATATTTAGATTTTCTAACAACAGCTCCCCCTGAATGTGTTAACCCCAAAGTTTAATTTATGCTTGTTCAGAATCTATCTCTGATCCCAAGACTAACAAAATTCAAACTTTTGAGTTATCAGAACGTAGAGTAGATGAAGATTACTTCCTTACCATCTAGAAAGAACACAGTTCTTTAGCATCTAGACTTGTTCATCATAACTTCTGTCTTCAAATCTTCAAAACTTGTTTTCTTGAGACATAGTATCAGAATCACATAACTTCAAAATCTTCTGTTATTGGTATGCTACTGCTCATCAAAACCTGTGTAGCGCATAAGCGAGATTTAGGATCTTCTGATAActtggcgactctgttcatcaaaTTCAGAACTTGTTTCTCAGATGAGAAACTCCCTCTGATTTTTCAAACTTGATGAAGATTAGATGTTCTGATTATGAATCTTCTATCCAATATTTTGagacaatcttcgacttctgattaGCTCAATTCTTCTGACAAACATTTTGTAAAGTAGGTTTTGTCTCGACCACTTTCAGGAGAAGCTTATATTTTTAATATCCCGTTCTGGTGTCTTCAAATATTTATCTAATTCTGAAAATTCTCAACTTTAGCATATTTCTTTCAATTTGACCAGTCTTTAGAATGCCTAGTGAACTTATTTAGAGTTCCTCGGATAAcagcaaacaaacaaacatcaaaGGTAAATGCTCATTTTATATCATTTTGTCAATTGATTAGAGATTGAATTATTGCTCAAAATTACTGTTGCTAAGGTTAGGAAAACTAACATGCTTCTGTCATTAATAATATCCTTTAAGAAGGTTCACTACTTCTGAGACATTGTCAAGGTTAGTAATCTTTCAGAGTCTTAAGTTATTTTCCTATCACAATATTCGTTTATATTCAGCAACAGATAGTGTTGTATACTTGAAAGTAAGCTATTTCTGgaaatgaaaattaaatataaaccTTTCATTCGTTCGTTCATTCATTCATTGAGAAGCTCACACACACATAGTACAAACACAAATGATAACATAAAAACTTGAGATTACAAACATTTCATAACAGAGACAACTACATCGCAACAATCCGAAACTACACAAGCAGAACTTCACATCTTTCTTCTTCAAGAGCATCTCTAGGTCCAGAGTAGCGAACTTCTCAGACAATCCCAAACGGTATCACGGACTGGTGATGGTTCCTGGAGACTACAATTGAACCCTTGAGATAGTTGAAGATAGTTTGGAGAAGATTGGCtctgacatgatgcataaggaagtagATGAGGACTCTATCATCAAATTTTAGAGTGTTCGTGTTGAACCCTCTAGGTCTGAAAATTTTCAGCACAAGCTGAAACCAGACAGCAGCAATGGGAAGATGAGTTTTGGGACCGGTTAGAGTATATCCTTTGGAAGGGTCATGGATGGTACTGAGTTTTTCAACTTGAGAGTATTTGAAATGAAGATCTTTAATAGTAATACCAGTTAGACGACAATTAATGGCTGCAACAATTGTCATAGGAGTGATAAGGATAGGCATCCCAAAAATGGTTGAGGAAATAGATACACCATTGGGTTAACAATTGCATACTTCCAAAATTCTTTCACCAAGGAGGGGTAGATTGGTCCATGCAGGATCTCAACATACTTCGACCATCCTTGACAGATGATGTATTGTTTGAAAAAGAGATCTTCAGGAGTTAGCCTAATAAAATGTAGTTTGTAACTTGTTGGAATGTGTTGCTAGTTGATCTTGACGATCTCGACCGAACTTGAGAGGAAGAAACTAACTTGTttggaagtttgatttttgaagttgagagaaagtgagagttTTGAAATGAGAAAGTGAAGAATGGGGAGAGGAAGGGTCAAGCGCGAAAATAACATCAaatgctttcgtagatgcatctacggaaacttctatatgtacatctacggaacaaaacaacaTTAAACAAAAAAAGTGTTTCCGgatgtacatctacggaagcagagGGACAATTTTGTCAAATCAATGGTGGGTGAGAGATCCCTGGAATGGGGTAAGAGATtctcaaaaataattagattaaatgatcaattaaagtcgataaattaatgaaaatcaatggttaactCTTTTAAACTTAGTATGTCTCTCCTTATATGACATGGCAGAATGTTTTAATTCTATTAGATGATGGTATAAAATTAGTTTacgtcagtgcactacctttaacctcgtattaaaatttgaaaatgaacATAGAAAATTATACTAAATATTCTTGGAGTTGTCCAGAAAATGCATATATGCACTGTGCTTGGCTGTACTATCCTAAGATCTCTAGTAAAATCCATGTGGATGTAATAGCCAATAtattgttcttttcttttcttctttttttattgtttattcatTTGTGGCATGATTACCACTAGCTAGAGGAATATTGGTGGTACATGTGATCATGTTGATGCTCATGTCAACAACTAGGAGAATTTCCCTTTTACATATACCATTGTGTGTTCTTCAAGTCTCTCATGGCGCCACATTTTGTTGCGATAACTGTTTTTTGTTCAATGTTCAATACCCAATTAAAAGAGGCTGAAACAGGTAATAGAGGAATCTCCTGAAATGAAAATCTATCTACAAGCAAGTGTACTTAATTTGCTAAGTGTCTCTTCCTTGAAGTGAATGGCCACttctttttttacaatttttttattgttctatTTTTTCGCAACTTTATAATTTCGTGATGGATTTCTTAAGAAGTGTATTAAAAATTGtcgcaaataataaaataattagtttttataGAAATTATTGTATTTTAACACAGCAATGGTAGTTtgcaataaaaatataaaacttgtGGTTTTGCAATGATTTTggttaaataagaaaataaacaagTTGTTGAAAATTATATGATACTAAATGATCGGGTCTTATTTCAATTTCCATGTATGTCAATGTTGATACAGATGTCTATTAGTtccaaattgaattttaaaaaattacaatgaTTTAACATGACCATTATACATAATTCTTTGTAGTATAATTCACTATATTACACTACAACTCATTAATTCCTAAGTCAAATTGAAGTTAAATCAGGCAAAGTCGGTAGGTTAAACCGTAAGTCACAATTTATAATCATTTATTACGTTGAACAGTTAATCTAATTCAGATTCACAATGTTAGGGTCAATAATTCCTACAAGTCTAGATTTGATTATGAGTTCGgcaatacataaaaaaaaataaaagagactagctgaataaaaatactaatatatcttttttttcaataagcaattgcATTAAGAAattgcactaggggtgcaacccttacaaaacaAAGAACCTTACAAAGAGATAAAACAACCCAATGATAACTTGTACCAATCGTAAAAGCTAGACAAAGACGATGGGTTAGTACTAGCTAGCCACCTCTAAGACAAGAACAAGATATTAGAACACACCACGTCAAAACTATAAGAAACATTATCGAATATTATGGCGTTTCTCATGAGCCATAAGCTCCAAGTAGTAGCGATCCAAATAGTGTTGATATTGATTCTATCATTTGCATTCTTCACCTTCTCTTGAATAGAATCGAAGTCCATCAACTCCTCTATGGTAAGGTGAAGACCATCCCCCAACCAAGAAAAAATCCACCCCCAAATCATTTTCGACACttgacaaaagaaaaacaaatgttcCAAGGTCTCTGATTGAATCctacaaaactcacaaaaatgaTTTGTGAAAATGTTAGTGACTCCTCTACTAAGTAATTGATCTTTAGTAGGCAATCTAGAAATGACAAGCCTCCAAACAAATATCTTGATCTTGGGCGGAATTTTCAGCTCCCACATAACTTTTAACAAGCTAACCGTATAATACAAAACAAGACATATTTGTCCACAACAAATCCATACATGTTAATCTATCAAGACCTAATGTGAAAGAAACTTAATTACTCATATTATAGAAATACATAGCAATAAGTTTTAAGAAAGAATAGATGAAACTTAAGGAGAGATTTGGTCTTCAATGGAGAAAACCTTTGTTCCAAAGCTTCGTTACACTGTTCcttcatcaaaaccttcatgaaAACTGCTAACCCTTAAAATTTTGAGAAACTACCTTTAAAAGAAACATACACTTGTAAAAAAACACATCAAAATCGTGCCACTATTTTTCAATAGCTAACGttttttgtaaatttttattTGTCGCTAGTCTCACCTTAATCGAAGTTAAGAAGCTCAAAGTATGATCAAATTGTTGGGCAGACAACGTGAGGTAAAATGTGTTGAAAATATGGGTTCAAATGCATctcaagaataatttaatttttctgattattatctcaaaaatttatttaaatgaatgcaAGTTCAATGAGGGGTTAGTGAAACAATCACATATGATATAACAAACTCactaataaaaacatcaattaattaaaatagattgAGAGAAGTTGATAACTAATCGTTCCTGAAAGCTATGAAGAGGATAAAGTAGAAGGAAGCGTAGAAAATATGTGTTCACTATGGGAATATTATATGATAGACTCATATAATATTTCCACATCGAACACAAGTTCTCAACTGTGTTAGATCTATGTTCACACAACCTTTTGCATCAGTGATAAGTAAAGAACCATGACCACCTGCTAGTTTCACATGAAAAACCATTTATTAAATAACAACGAAAAATaacatataataatatttatcgACAACATACATACCTTTAATTGAAAAATGATTTTCTCATTTAAACCATAACATCCACAATGAAAGGATGATAAAATTGAGGAGTAAGCTGAAAACTTAGGTTAACCGGAATAAATAATATGACCATCATGTCAACAAAAATTTATCTATAGTTATCAACAACATACAACTACCAAAAACCCATAAACTATCGAACAAGAAGAAAATCATATGAAAATCATGTGAAATATAACAACACATACACGAAAATGAGAGAATAAGGAAGAAAAAGAATACATTTATCTAAGAAGAAAAGGATTGACGGATATACTGTAGAATAGGAAAGCTAatgacgagagagagagagagagagagagagagagagagagagagagagagagagacagagagagagagagagagagagagagagagagagagagagagagagagagagagagagagagagagatgtgtGATGGGGTTTTGAAGTGAGATACATTGATAATGTCAAAAAAGTGAAGTGAGAGTTAATTCTCTTATATATGAGTAAATATCATTCGTTGTAAAATGTAATACCTTTCACAACGATTGATTATACCAACCGTAATGATAGGTGTTTTACGAAAATTAGGTATTACCACGGTTGACTGTCAGACTGTTGTAATTTAGTTTTATCAAAGGTATATTTCGTAGTAGTGAGGtatgtttttgtttaattaaggtaagtttttatttatattaaggaAAGTTATTGTTTTAGTTAAGGTAAGTTGTTATTTTGGTGgataaatattgttttttgttATTGTAGGGGTTTCTTTATTCG encodes:
- the LOC131603203 gene encoding monothiol glutaredoxin-S2-like, with the protein product MERVTKMVSERPVVIFSKSSCCMSHTIKTLFCDFGVNAAIYELDEISKGKEIEQELSRLGCSPSVPTVFIGGKLIGGANQIMSLHLNRTLIPMLKKAGALWV